In Aegilops tauschii subsp. strangulata cultivar AL8/78 chromosome 3, Aet v6.0, whole genome shotgun sequence, one genomic interval encodes:
- the LOC109776115 gene encoding G-type lectin S-receptor-like serine/threonine-protein kinase At4g03230, producing the protein MEVKCNMKGQLQDGEEIAAKRLARYSGQGFTEFKNEVELIAKLQHNNLVKLLGCCIQGEKRLLVYEYLPNKSLDFFIFGIAQGLLYLHKHSRLRIRHRDLIKASNILLDQDMNPKISDFGLAKNFSSNDTQGNTNRVVGTYGYMSPEYAYKEIYSIKSDVFSFGVLLLEILSGKRNSGFHKSEDFINLLGYSWQLWECGRYLELLEASIVEIHPAEARRFIHIVLMCVQENADDRLTTSNAVAMLNNENVILPDPNHPAYFSLRVPNIHESATAVVPCSNNDVTITEQPDGR; encoded by the exons ATGGAAGTGAAATGTAATATGAAG GGTCAGTTACAAGATGGAGAGGAAATTGCAGCTAAAAGACTCGCCAGATATTCAGGACAGGGTTTCACAGAATTCAAAAATGAAGTTGAACTTATTGCGAAATTACAACACAATAATCTGGTCAAGCTCTTGGGATGCTGCATTCAGGGAGAGAAAAGACTTTTGGTGTATGAATATTTGCCAAATAAGAGCTTGGACTTTTTTATCTTTG GCATAGCCCAAGGTCTTTTGTATCTCCACAAGCACTCTCGGCTACGCATCAGACATAGAGACCTTATTAAGGCAAGCAACATTCTCTTGGACCAGGATATGAATCCTAAAATCTCTGATTTTGGACTAGCAAAAAATTTCAGCTCCAATGATACTCAAGGAAACACAAATAGGGTGGTGGGAACATA TGGTTATATGTCTCCTGAGTATGCCTATAAAGAGATTTACTCAATCAAATCAGACGTGTTCAGCTTTGGTGTGTTACTTCTCGAGATCCTTAGTGGAAAAAGGAATTCTGGTTTCCACAAGTCTGAAGATTTTATCAACCTCCTTGGATAT TCGTGGCAGCTCTGGGAATGTGGAAGATATCTTGAGCTTCTAGAAGCATCAATTGTGGAAATTCATCCAGCAGAGGCGAGAAGGTTCATTCACATTGTACTGATGTGCGTACAAGAGAATGCAGATGATCGACTAACCACGTCAAATGCCGTTGCAATGTTAAACAACGAGAATGTTATTCTTCCAGATCCTAATCATCCAGCATACTTCAGTCTAAGAGTACCTAATATACATGAATCGGCCACTGCTGTTGTGCCATGTAGTAATAATGATGTAACCATTACTGAGCAGCCAGATGGAAGATAA